One Pseudomonas fluorescens genomic region harbors:
- a CDS encoding L-cystine transporter — protein sequence MNLPLILNLLVFLALLFGLAQTRHTSWSLAKKVLLALAFGVAFGVALHTIYGAGNPVLKASIGWFDLVGNGYVQLLQMIVIPLVFASILSAVARLHNASSLGKISFLTIGTLLFTTAIAALIGIGLTNLFGLTAEGLVAGTQEMARLQTIQNDYAGKVADLNVPQLLLSFIPQNPFADLARAKPTSIISVVIFAAFLGVAALQLLKDDVEKGQKVINAIDILQAWVMRLVRLVMKLTPYGVLALMTKVVAGSNLQDIIKLGSFVVVSYLGLGLMFVVHGVLVSAAGINPLRFFRKIWPVLTFAFTSRSSAATIPLSIEAQTRRLGIPSSVASFAASFGATIGQNGCAGLYPAMLAVMVAPTVGINPLDPLWIATLVAIVTLSSAGVAGVGGGATFAALIVLPAMGLPVSLVALLISVEPLIDMGRTALNVSGSITAGAITSQVMQQTDKALLDADEHAQLVS from the coding sequence ATGAATCTGCCGCTGATCCTCAATCTGCTGGTGTTCCTCGCCCTGCTGTTCGGTCTGGCGCAAACCCGTCACACCTCATGGAGCCTGGCGAAAAAAGTCCTGCTCGCGCTGGCCTTCGGCGTGGCGTTCGGCGTCGCGTTGCATACGATTTACGGTGCCGGCAACCCGGTCCTGAAAGCCTCGATCGGCTGGTTCGATCTGGTCGGCAACGGCTATGTGCAGTTGCTGCAAATGATCGTCATCCCGCTGGTATTCGCTTCGATCCTCAGTGCGGTGGCGCGTCTGCATAACGCCTCGTCGCTGGGCAAGATCAGTTTCCTGACCATCGGCACGCTGCTGTTCACCACCGCAATCGCGGCGCTGATCGGCATCGGCCTGACCAACCTGTTCGGCCTCACCGCTGAAGGCCTGGTCGCCGGCACTCAGGAAATGGCCCGCCTGCAAACCATTCAGAACGACTACGCCGGCAAGGTCGCCGACCTGAATGTGCCGCAATTGCTGCTGTCGTTCATTCCGCAGAACCCGTTTGCCGACCTGGCCCGGGCCAAGCCGACTTCGATCATCAGCGTAGTGATTTTCGCCGCGTTCCTTGGCGTCGCTGCGCTGCAACTGCTCAAGGATGACGTGGAAAAAGGTCAGAAAGTGATCAACGCCATCGACATCCTGCAAGCCTGGGTGATGCGTCTGGTACGGCTGGTGATGAAACTGACCCCGTACGGCGTGCTGGCGCTGATGACCAAAGTGGTCGCCGGCTCTAATCTGCAGGACATCATCAAACTCGGCAGTTTCGTCGTAGTGTCATACCTGGGCCTGGGCCTGATGTTCGTCGTGCACGGCGTGCTGGTGTCGGCCGCCGGAATCAACCCGCTGCGCTTCTTCCGCAAGATCTGGCCGGTGCTGACCTTCGCGTTCACCAGCCGCTCCAGCGCGGCGACGATTCCGCTGAGCATCGAAGCGCAGACCCGTCGTTTGGGCATCCCGTCGTCGGTCGCCAGTTTCGCCGCCTCGTTCGGTGCGACCATCGGCCAGAACGGATGCGCCGGTCTGTACCCGGCGATGCTGGCGGTGATGGTCGCGCCAACGGTCGGCATCAACCCGCTCGATCCGCTGTGGATCGCGACTTTGGTGGCGATTGTCACGTTGAGTTCGGCCGGTGTGGCCGGGGTCGGCGGCGGTGCAACGTTTGCCGCGCTGATCGTGCTGCCGGCGATGGGTCTGCCGGTATCTTTGGTGGCGTTGCTGATTTCGGTCGAGCCGCTGATTGATATGGGCCGTACGGCGTTGAACGTGAGTGGTTCGATCACGGCCGGCGCGATTACCAGCCAGGTCATGCAGCAGACCGATAAAGCACTGCTGGATGCGGATGAGCATGCGCAGCTAGTCAGCTGA
- a CDS encoding putative 2-aminoethylphosphonate ABC transporter permease subunit produces MSAGIALPLPDKQLRQTSRAEIGDRLFVVGGKIVLLLLLGLAVFLPLLAIFWRGFSDDAGQGGGWLAAKELVTSANFHWLLGNSLKVSLSVAAIVVPLAYLFAYALQRTLIPAKGIWRGISLLPLMAPSMLPGIALVYLFGNQGMLRGFLSDNIYGFWGIVLGEVIYTFPHALMILLSALSLADARLFDAASSMGASPAKAFRSITWPATRQAVFAAFCLVFTLTITDFGVPVVVGGDYQVLALEAYKAVVGQQQFGRGALIGMVLLLPALFSFGVDAWLRRRHGDSMSGRAQVFQPQPSKWRDAGYLAIVLLICAALLLVFGMAVFSSLVKFWPYNLSLSLNHYQFNETAGGGWLAYSNSLKMALGTALIGSVLIFTGAYLMEKTRTQHGLNLALRMLSFVPMAVPGLVLGLGYVFFFNLTGNPLHVLYGTMTLLIVCTIAHYLTTAQMTATTALRQLDAEFEAAALSLKAPLYRHYLRVTVPICLPALLDIVRYLFVSAMTTVSAAIFLYSPDTILAAVAVLNMDDAGNVGGAAAMSTLILFTSAGVSLLLAWASRGLLRRSQAWRQTAPGH; encoded by the coding sequence ATGAGCGCCGGGATCGCCTTGCCGCTGCCGGACAAGCAGCTACGGCAGACTTCCCGTGCCGAGATCGGCGATCGCTTGTTCGTGGTCGGCGGCAAAATCGTTCTGCTGTTGTTGCTCGGCCTCGCGGTGTTCTTGCCATTGCTGGCGATTTTCTGGCGCGGCTTCAGCGACGACGCGGGGCAGGGCGGCGGCTGGCTCGCGGCGAAAGAGCTGGTGACCAGCGCTAATTTCCACTGGTTGCTCGGCAACAGTTTGAAGGTTTCCCTCAGCGTCGCCGCCATCGTCGTACCGCTCGCTTACCTGTTTGCCTACGCCCTGCAACGTACGCTGATTCCGGCGAAGGGCATCTGGCGCGGGATTTCCCTGCTGCCGCTGATGGCGCCGTCGATGCTGCCGGGGATTGCGCTGGTCTATCTGTTCGGCAACCAAGGCATGCTGCGTGGATTTCTCTCGGACAACATCTACGGTTTCTGGGGAATTGTGCTCGGTGAGGTGATTTACACCTTTCCGCATGCGCTGATGATTCTGCTCTCGGCGTTATCGCTGGCCGATGCGCGGTTGTTCGATGCGGCGTCGAGCATGGGCGCCAGCCCGGCCAAGGCGTTTCGCAGCATCACTTGGCCGGCGACTCGCCAGGCAGTGTTCGCCGCGTTCTGTCTGGTGTTCACCTTGACCATCACTGATTTCGGTGTACCGGTGGTGGTCGGTGGCGACTACCAGGTGCTGGCGCTGGAGGCCTACAAAGCTGTGGTCGGCCAGCAGCAATTCGGGCGCGGCGCGTTGATCGGCATGGTGCTGTTGCTGCCGGCGCTGTTCAGTTTCGGCGTCGATGCCTGGCTGCGTCGTCGCCACGGCGACTCGATGAGCGGACGGGCGCAGGTGTTCCAGCCGCAGCCATCGAAATGGCGCGACGCTGGTTATCTAGCGATTGTTTTGCTGATCTGCGCCGCGTTGCTGCTGGTATTCGGCATGGCGGTGTTCTCGTCGCTGGTGAAGTTCTGGCCATACAACCTGTCGCTGTCGCTCAACCATTATCAGTTCAACGAAACCGCTGGCGGTGGCTGGCTCGCTTACAGCAACAGTTTGAAAATGGCCTTGGGGACAGCGCTGATCGGCAGCGTGCTGATTTTCACCGGCGCTTATCTGATGGAGAAAACCCGCACTCAGCATGGGCTCAACCTGGCGTTACGCATGCTCAGTTTCGTGCCGATGGCGGTGCCGGGGCTGGTGCTTGGTCTGGGTTACGTTTTCTTCTTCAACCTCACCGGCAACCCGCTGCACGTACTTTACGGGACGATGACGCTGCTGATCGTCTGCACCATTGCGCACTATCTGACCACCGCACAAATGACCGCGACCACCGCGCTGCGCCAGCTCGACGCCGAGTTCGAAGCCGCCGCGCTGTCGCTCAAAGCGCCGCTGTACCGCCACTACCTGCGCGTCACCGTACCGATCTGCCTGCCAGCGTTGCTGGACATTGTGCGCTATCTGTTCGTATCGGCGATGACCACGGTTTCCGCAGCGATCTTCCTCTACAGCCCCGACACCATCCTCGCGGCGGTGGCGGTGTTGAACATGGATGACGCCGGCAACGTCGGCGGTGCGGCAGCGATGTCGACCCTGATTCTGTTCACTTCAGCCGGCGTGTCGCTGCTGCTGGCCTGGGCTTCGCGCGGCTTGCTGCGCCGTTCCCAGGCCTGGCGGCAAACCGCGCCCGGTCATTGA
- a CDS encoding TIGR03364 family FAD-dependent oxidoreductase, with amino-acid sequence MTQPKDLLIVGAGILGLSHAYAAARRGLKVAVFERTATPLGASVRNFGQALVTGQPPGTMLELAKASREIWGDWAQLAGLQIKRNGSYLFARNEAEEHLLEAFCTGRAVEHGYNVELLRGAALRDLYGGQFSHHRAALHGIDDQQLYSREAIPALIDYLHRDLGVEFHFSTLVRDVEPGHLHSTAGSFTAKQIIVCSGHDYQTLLAGPIAALEPQICRLQMLRAKPQSELNLQHAVLTGLSCVHYGAFADLPEAAAVQAQIIREQPHLHANGIHLLISPTPYGELIIGDSHHYGSDASPFNAEQVDNWMLELAEQTLGCRVHVVERWQGVYGARGPGPFSFLRPAPGLSAALMHSGVGMSVGPALAERNIAQLWEEA; translated from the coding sequence ATGACACAACCCAAAGACCTGCTCATCGTCGGTGCCGGCATCCTCGGCCTGTCCCACGCCTATGCCGCGGCCAGACGTGGTCTCAAAGTCGCCGTGTTCGAGCGCACCGCCACACCGCTGGGCGCTTCGGTGCGCAACTTTGGCCAAGCGCTGGTCACCGGCCAGCCCCCCGGCACGATGCTCGAACTGGCCAAGGCCAGTCGGGAAATCTGGGGCGATTGGGCGCAACTTGCCGGCCTGCAGATCAAGCGCAATGGCTCGTATTTGTTTGCTCGCAATGAAGCCGAAGAGCATCTGCTCGAAGCCTTCTGCACCGGTCGCGCGGTCGAGCATGGCTACAACGTCGAACTACTGCGCGGTGCCGCGCTGCGTGATCTTTACGGCGGCCAATTCAGCCATCACCGCGCCGCACTCCACGGCATTGACGATCAACAGCTGTATTCGCGTGAAGCGATTCCGGCGCTGATCGATTATTTGCACCGCGACCTCGGCGTCGAGTTCCACTTTTCCACGCTGGTGCGCGACGTAGAGCCGGGACATCTGCACAGCACCGCGGGCAGTTTTACCGCCAAGCAAATCATCGTCTGCTCCGGCCACGATTATCAGACCTTGCTGGCCGGGCCGATTGCCGCACTCGAGCCGCAAATCTGCCGCCTGCAAATGCTCCGCGCCAAACCGCAATCGGAGCTGAATCTGCAACACGCCGTGCTCACCGGGTTGAGCTGTGTGCACTACGGCGCCTTCGCCGATTTACCGGAAGCAGCGGCGGTACAGGCGCAGATCATCCGTGAGCAACCGCACCTGCACGCCAATGGCATCCATTTGCTGATCAGTCCGACGCCTTATGGCGAACTGATCATCGGCGACTCCCACCACTACGGCAGCGATGCCTCGCCGTTCAACGCCGAGCAGGTTGATAACTGGATGCTCGAGCTGGCGGAGCAGACGCTGGGTTGCCGGGTGCACGTGGTCGAGCGCTGGCAGGGCGTCTATGGTGCTCGGGGGCCGGGGCCATTTTCGTTCCTGCGCCCGGCACCGGGCTTGAGTGCGGCGCTGATGCACAGCGGCGTCGGCATGAGCGTCGGCCCGGCGCTGGCCGAGCGCAACATCGCGCAGCTGTGGGAGGAAGCATGA
- a CDS encoding phosphonate degradation HD-domain oxygenase yields the protein MNHEQVVARVFGLYERFGSCDYIGEPVSQIEHMSQAAELAMAEGCDDEVVLAAFFHDIGHLCAEGAENMGGYGVVSHERLGADYLREAGFSERLARLVEYHVQAKRYLTLREPGYFERLSEASRRTLEYQGGVMSEAEADAFEADPLCALSLRMRRWDELAKEVAVPLMDLSVLTRKAEKLLSAE from the coding sequence ATGAATCACGAACAGGTTGTGGCGCGGGTGTTTGGCTTGTACGAACGCTTCGGCAGCTGCGATTACATCGGCGAGCCTGTTTCGCAGATCGAACACATGTCCCAGGCCGCCGAGCTGGCGATGGCCGAAGGCTGTGATGACGAAGTGGTGCTGGCGGCGTTCTTCCATGACATCGGCCACCTGTGTGCCGAGGGCGCAGAGAACATGGGCGGTTACGGTGTGGTCAGCCATGAGCGACTCGGCGCGGACTATTTGCGTGAGGCGGGTTTCAGCGAGCGCTTGGCGCGGCTGGTGGAATATCACGTGCAGGCCAAGCGGTATCTGACGTTGCGCGAGCCGGGGTATTTCGAGCGATTGAGTGAGGCGAGCCGGCGAACGCTGGAATATCAAGGCGGGGTGATGAGCGAGGCTGAGGCGGATGCGTTCGAGGCTGATCCGTTGTGTGCGCTGAGTTTGCGCATGCGGCGCTGGGATGAGTTGGCGAAGGAGGTTGCAGTGCCGCTGATGGATCTGAGTGTGTTAACGCGCAAGGCTGAGAAATTGTTGTCGGCTGAGTGA
- a CDS encoding dihydrofolate reductase yields the protein MTKSLPLSLIAALGENRVIGVDNSMPWHLPADFKYFKATTLGKPIIMGRKTWDSLGRPLPGRLNIVVSRQPDLQLEGAEVYPSLEAAVLRAEEWAKAQGVDELMLIGGAQLYAQGLAQADRLYLTRVALSPEGDAWFPEFDLSEWTLVSNVENPAVEDKPAYSFEVWEKKQL from the coding sequence ATGACTAAATCACTCCCCCTCAGCCTGATCGCAGCCCTCGGTGAAAACCGCGTGATCGGCGTCGACAACAGCATGCCCTGGCACCTGCCGGCGGATTTCAAATACTTCAAGGCGACCACCCTCGGCAAACCGATCATCATGGGTCGCAAAACCTGGGATTCGCTTGGTCGGCCGCTGCCGGGACGCTTGAACATCGTGGTCAGCCGTCAGCCTGATCTGCAGCTCGAAGGCGCCGAGGTCTATCCTTCGCTGGAAGCCGCCGTGCTGCGGGCCGAGGAATGGGCGAAGGCGCAGGGCGTTGATGAGCTGATGCTGATTGGCGGCGCGCAGTTATACGCGCAGGGACTGGCGCAGGCTGATCGCTTGTACCTGACCCGCGTTGCGCTGAGCCCGGAAGGCGATGCGTGGTTTCCGGAGTTTGATTTGAGCGAGTGGACGCTGGTTTCCAACGTTGAAAACCCGGCGGTTGAAGATAAGCCGGCGTACAGCTTCGAAGTCTGGGAGAAAAAGCAGCTGTAA
- a CDS encoding putative 2-aminoethylphosphonate ABC transporter substrate-binding protein, giving the protein MFKPMALAAAVLATFSLNAFAAKTELTVYTALEAEQLKSYKEAFEKANPDVEIKWVRDSTGIITAKLLAEKARPQADAVWGLAASSLAILDQQGMLQSYAPKDLGKIGANYRDAANPPAWVGMDVWAATICFNTVEAEKQGLSKPVSWQDLTKPEYKGKIVMPNPASSGTGFLDVSAWLQTFGEQQGWAYMDGLHQNIGQYVHSGSKPCKLAAAGEFPIGISFEYPAVQLKRQGAPLDIILPKEGLGWEIEATAVIKGTPHEEAAKKLADFSASAEAMDLYKENFAVLAQPGIAKPQTELPADYEQRLIKNDFAWASKNRDEILAEWRKRYDGKSEKVVAK; this is encoded by the coding sequence ATGTTCAAGCCTATGGCCCTGGCCGCTGCTGTGCTCGCGACTTTCAGCCTGAATGCCTTCGCGGCAAAAACCGAGTTGACGGTGTACACCGCCCTCGAAGCCGAGCAACTGAAATCCTACAAGGAAGCCTTCGAAAAGGCCAACCCGGACGTCGAGATCAAATGGGTGCGCGATTCCACCGGGATCATCACCGCCAAACTGCTCGCCGAAAAAGCCCGGCCGCAGGCGGACGCGGTGTGGGGCTTGGCCGCGTCGAGCCTGGCGATTCTCGACCAGCAAGGCATGCTGCAAAGCTATGCGCCAAAGGATCTGGGCAAGATCGGTGCGAACTACCGCGACGCCGCCAACCCGCCCGCCTGGGTCGGCATGGACGTCTGGGCCGCGACCATTTGCTTCAACACCGTAGAGGCCGAGAAGCAGGGCCTGAGCAAGCCGGTGAGCTGGCAGGATCTGACCAAGCCTGAGTACAAAGGCAAGATCGTCATGCCCAACCCGGCGTCGTCCGGCACCGGTTTTCTCGACGTCAGTGCCTGGCTGCAAACCTTTGGCGAGCAGCAGGGCTGGGCATACATGGATGGCTTGCACCAGAATATCGGCCAGTACGTCCACTCTGGTTCCAAGCCTTGCAAACTGGCGGCGGCGGGCGAATTTCCGATCGGCATTTCCTTCGAATATCCAGCGGTACAGTTGAAGCGTCAGGGCGCGCCGCTGGACATCATCTTGCCGAAGGAAGGTTTGGGCTGGGAGATCGAAGCGACAGCGGTGATAAAGGGCACGCCGCACGAAGAAGCGGCGAAGAAACTGGCGGATTTCTCGGCCAGCGCCGAGGCGATGGATTTGTACAAAGAGAACTTTGCCGTGCTCGCCCAACCAGGCATCGCCAAGCCGCAGACCGAATTGCCAGCCGATTACGAACAGCGCCTGATCAAGAACGACTTTGCCTGGGCCTCGAAGAATCGCGACGAAATTCTGGCTGAATGGCGCAAGCGGTATGACGGCAAGTCCGAGAAAGTTGTCGCCAAGTAA
- a CDS encoding GTPase/DUF3482 domain-containing protein, giving the protein MTDARKAPLKLAVVGHTNVGKTSLLRTLTRDVGFGEVSHRPSTTRHVEGARLSVDGEPLLDLYDTPGLEDAIALLDFLERLERPGERLDGPARLARFLDGSEARQRFEQEAKVLRQLLASDAGLYVIDAREPVLAKYRDELEVLASCGKPLLPVLNFVSSANHREPDWREALARLGLHALVRFDSVAPPEDGERRLYESLALLLENARPQLERLIADQQAQRLARQQSAARLIAELLIDCAACRRSVVSEAEQEQQAISDLRKAVRQREQKCVEALLKLYAFRPQDAAASDLPLLDGRWGDDLFNPETLKQLGVRVGGGIAAGAAAGAGVDLLVGGITLGAAALAGAIAGGALQTARSYGSRLLGKIKGQRELTVDDGVLRLLALRQRQLLLALDQRGHAAMDAVQVATPVDKTWREGKLPEALNKARAHPQWSSLNPQAKLNQAERQEQVEALVDRVLEL; this is encoded by the coding sequence ATGACTGATGCCCGCAAAGCGCCGCTGAAACTGGCAGTCGTCGGCCACACCAACGTCGGCAAGACCTCGCTGCTGCGTACGCTGACCCGCGATGTCGGCTTCGGCGAAGTCTCCCATCGTCCGAGCACCACACGGCATGTCGAAGGCGCGCGGCTGTCGGTAGACGGCGAGCCGTTGCTGGATTTGTACGACACACCTGGACTGGAAGACGCCATCGCCCTGCTGGATTTTCTCGAGCGCCTGGAACGCCCCGGCGAACGCCTCGACGGCCCCGCCAGACTGGCGCGGTTCCTCGATGGCAGCGAGGCGCGCCAGCGCTTTGAACAGGAAGCCAAGGTGCTGCGGCAACTGCTCGCCTCCGACGCCGGTCTGTATGTGATCGACGCCCGAGAACCGGTTCTTGCCAAGTACCGCGACGAACTGGAAGTGCTCGCCAGTTGCGGCAAACCGCTGTTACCGGTGCTGAACTTTGTCAGCAGCGCCAACCATCGCGAACCCGACTGGCGTGAAGCGCTGGCGCGGCTGGGGCTGCATGCGCTGGTGCGTTTCGACAGCGTTGCGCCGCCCGAAGATGGCGAGCGGCGCTTGTACGAAAGCCTCGCCCTGCTATTGGAAAACGCCCGCCCGCAACTGGAGCGGTTGATTGCCGATCAACAGGCGCAGCGCTTGGCGCGTCAGCAAAGTGCAGCACGGTTGATCGCCGAATTGCTGATCGATTGCGCCGCCTGCCGACGCAGCGTGGTCAGCGAGGCGGAGCAGGAACAGCAGGCGATCAGCGATTTACGCAAGGCGGTTCGTCAGCGCGAACAGAAATGCGTCGAAGCGTTGCTCAAGCTCTACGCGTTCCGCCCGCAGGATGCAGCGGCGAGTGATTTGCCGCTGCTGGACGGGCGTTGGGGCGATGACCTGTTCAACCCGGAAACCCTTAAGCAGTTGGGCGTGCGGGTTGGCGGCGGCATCGCTGCCGGCGCAGCGGCCGGGGCCGGCGTGGATTTGCTGGTCGGCGGGATTACTCTTGGTGCAGCGGCGCTGGCGGGGGCGATTGCCGGCGGCGCGCTGCAAACGGCGCGCAGTTATGGCAGTCGGTTGCTCGGCAAGATCAAAGGGCAGCGGGAACTGACGGTGGATGACGGCGTGTTGCGCTTGTTGGCGTTACGCCAGCGCCAGTTGTTGCTGGCGCTCGATCAGCGCGGGCATGCGGCGATGGACGCCGTTCAAGTGGCGACGCCTGTGGATAAAACCTGGCGCGAGGGCAAGTTGCCCGAAGCGCTGAACAAGGCGCGGGCGCATCCGCAGTGGTCGTCGCTGAATCCGCAGGCGAAATTGAATCAGGCGGAAAGGCAGGAGCAGGTTGAGGCGTTGGTTGATCGGGTGCTTGAGCTCTAG
- a CDS encoding putative 2-aminoethylphosphonate ABC transporter ATP-binding protein, whose amino-acid sequence MNPAIATALTNPGAPMKVRGMQKRFGAFTALDNVSLDVAAGELVCLLGPSGCGKTTLLRCIAGLEKQDSGELYLGDRDVSHLAPQARDYGILFQSYALFPNLTVEANIAYGLAGSGRDEVRRRVRQMLELVGLIGSEKKYPGQLSGGQQQRVALARALAPAPSLLLLDEPMSALDARVREHLCTELRQLQRNLGITTLMVTHNQDEAMLMADRIAVMNNGRVEQYATPQEIYNRPATPFVAEFVGQGNWLPFQRSSDSHAQVGGINLRLADGSVQSASGRLFCRPEAINVNPLVHEENLFPARVREITFLGNRCRMSFELDQLPGHALLAELAPEAMPRLGAQQIMVALPPRSLQVFA is encoded by the coding sequence ATGAATCCTGCCATCGCAACTGCCCTGACCAATCCCGGCGCGCCGATGAAAGTGCGCGGCATGCAGAAACGCTTCGGTGCGTTTACTGCGCTGGATAACGTCTCCCTCGATGTCGCCGCCGGTGAGCTGGTCTGCCTGCTCGGCCCGTCGGGCTGTGGCAAGACCACGCTGCTGCGCTGCATCGCCGGGCTGGAAAAACAGGATAGCGGCGAGTTGTACCTCGGCGATCGCGACGTCTCGCACCTCGCGCCGCAGGCCCGCGACTACGGGATTTTATTCCAGTCCTACGCGCTGTTCCCCAATCTGACCGTCGAAGCGAACATTGCCTACGGCCTCGCCGGCAGTGGTCGCGACGAAGTGCGCCGTCGTGTTCGTCAGATGCTGGAACTGGTCGGCCTTATTGGCAGTGAGAAAAAGTACCCCGGCCAATTGTCCGGCGGGCAACAACAGCGGGTGGCACTGGCGCGGGCTCTGGCGCCGGCCCCGTCTCTGCTGTTGCTGGATGAACCGATGTCAGCCCTCGACGCTCGGGTGCGTGAGCATTTGTGCACCGAGCTGCGTCAGCTGCAACGCAACCTCGGCATCACCACGCTGATGGTTACGCACAATCAGGACGAAGCCATGCTGATGGCGGATCGCATTGCGGTGATGAATAACGGTCGCGTCGAGCAATACGCCACGCCGCAGGAAATCTACAACCGCCCGGCGACGCCGTTTGTCGCCGAGTTTGTCGGGCAGGGCAACTGGCTGCCGTTTCAGCGCAGCAGTGACAGCCACGCCCAGGTTGGAGGGATCAATCTGCGCCTGGCCGATGGCAGCGTGCAGAGCGCGTCGGGTCGCCTGTTCTGTCGTCCCGAGGCGATCAACGTCAATCCGCTGGTGCACGAAGAAAACCTGTTTCCGGCCAGGGTTCGCGAAATCACCTTTCTCGGCAACCGCTGCCGCATGAGCTTTGAACTCGATCAACTGCCTGGCCATGCGCTGCTCGCCGAGCTCGCCCCGGAAGCCATGCCACGCCTTGGCGCGCAGCAGATCATGGTCGCCTTGCCGCCGCGCAGCCTGCAGGTGTTCGCCTGA
- a CDS encoding DUF2868 domain-containing protein — MTDLTPLQNLWLTETVRLREEHAGPLDDLEANRLARTGGGDLPGRIQRRALWLAERDGLTAALRHWLQGARLALALLMIFAVFSGAGLAFAALGQTPVNVFWALGSLLGINLILLLSWALGLIFAGEHGATLGRLWLWLSEKLARDAKAAQLAPALLLMLQRDKLNRWALGTLVNGLWLIAMLSALILLLTLMATRRYGFVWETTLLGADTFIHLTQALGYLPLLLGFNVPTEAMIRASGDGALNIESARQAWATWLVGVLVVYGVLPRLLLALFCFWRWNRGKAALRLDLNLPGYAQLRERLMPTSERLGVNDPEPAQLHRVESGVSELVSEGALLVAIELDEQRPWPPALPKNVSNAGVLDSRESRHKLLEQLSRFPPARLAIACDPRRSPDRGSLALIAELARSAGETRVWLLQAPPGEALDGDRLSDWHVALQQLQLPFAACAPMNWLENGHD; from the coding sequence GTGACAGACCTGACTCCATTGCAAAACCTCTGGCTGACCGAGACCGTGCGCCTGCGCGAAGAACATGCCGGCCCTCTGGATGATCTGGAAGCCAATCGCCTGGCCCGCACGGGCGGCGGCGATCTGCCCGGCCGGATTCAGCGCCGGGCGCTGTGGCTGGCCGAGCGTGACGGGCTGACCGCCGCACTCAGGCACTGGCTGCAGGGCGCGCGCCTGGCGCTGGCGCTGTTGATGATCTTCGCCGTGTTCAGCGGTGCCGGCCTGGCCTTCGCCGCACTCGGGCAAACACCGGTGAATGTGTTCTGGGCGCTGGGCAGTCTGCTCGGGATCAATCTGATTCTGCTGCTGAGCTGGGCGCTGGGCTTGATTTTTGCCGGCGAACACGGCGCCACGCTTGGCCGTTTGTGGCTATGGCTCAGCGAGAAACTCGCCCGCGATGCCAAAGCCGCGCAACTGGCACCGGCGCTTTTGCTGATGTTGCAACGCGACAAACTCAATCGCTGGGCGCTCGGTACGCTGGTCAATGGCTTGTGGTTAATCGCGATGCTCAGCGCATTGATCTTGCTACTGACGCTGATGGCGACGCGGCGCTACGGTTTCGTCTGGGAAACCACCCTGCTCGGCGCCGACACTTTTATTCACCTCACCCAAGCCCTCGGTTATCTGCCGTTGCTGCTCGGCTTCAACGTGCCAACCGAGGCGATGATTCGTGCCAGCGGCGATGGCGCACTCAACATCGAAAGCGCCCGTCAGGCTTGGGCGACTTGGCTGGTCGGTGTGCTGGTGGTGTATGGCGTGCTGCCGCGTTTGCTGCTGGCGCTGTTTTGCTTCTGGCGCTGGAATCGCGGCAAAGCCGCGCTGCGTCTGGACTTGAACCTGCCCGGCTACGCGCAATTGCGCGAGCGGCTGATGCCAACCAGCGAACGCCTCGGCGTCAATGACCCGGAACCGGCGCAGCTGCATCGCGTCGAGAGCGGCGTCAGCGAATTGGTCAGCGAAGGCGCGTTGCTGGTGGCGATCGAACTCGACGAGCAGCGCCCATGGCCACCCGCGTTGCCAAAAAATGTCAGCAATGCCGGCGTCCTCGACAGCCGCGAATCACGCCATAAACTTCTCGAGCAGTTAAGCCGTTTTCCCCCGGCGCGTCTGGCGATTGCCTGCGATCCGCGGCGCTCACCGGATCGCGGCAGCCTCGCCTTGATCGCCGAACTGGCGCGCAGCGCGGGCGAGACGCGGGTCTGGCTGCTGCAAGCACCGCCCGGTGAAGCACTGGACGGCGACCGCCTCAGCGACTGGCACGTCGCGTTGCAACAGTTGCAACTGCCGTTCGCCGCCTGCGCACCGATGAACTGGCTGGAGAATGGCCATGACTGA